The genomic segment AATGTTCGGGTGGTTTGACAGTATCAAAAAGAAATACGGAGCCAGAATTGAAATTCCTGACCCTGTTCAAATGCTTTCCGAAAAAATGAATTTCAGACCGATCCCCGATTTTCTGAAAGAAAATCCGCAGTGGATTGTCGAATTTGATCTGATAGAGAAAATTTTTGAATCATTTCCATTTTCTTCTGAATCACAATCAGATGAAAATATGATAATATCCGTTCTTTTGTCTCCTGTATGGTCACGGAATCATCTGGATGAAGATATTCATATTATTGACCTTGTCCTTTTTTTTCTGCATAATAAAATGGACCTGTCTCATCCGATATTTTCATGTATTATTGACCGCAAATTTGAATTATGGAGTAAAGATTCGTCTAAAGCTTGTGAACTAATCAGATGGCTTAAATTTGATCCGGTAAAAAAATCGTTATACCTGATTTATGAACAACTTTTATCTTCTTATCCTGAATCAAGTATTGCAGAATGGTTTCAGCATGACGGTATATGGGGGCATTTAAGCAGTTTTCCGCAGAGAAGAAATATCATTCCTCGGATTCCCCCTGAAAAAATTGAAATTTCACTTCCTCCGGCAGTAGCAACTTATATCAGAAATTTTTTAAAAGAAAGTTGGGAAAGCAATGGCCCGCTGCAAACAACAGATTATATGAGTGGAAAAATCGAACCGGAGTTGGTTTTTTTGCTGGAGCAGCTTAGAAGCCAACTGTTATACGGTATTCCGCTGAACCAAGAGGTTTATGAGAAAATAGCAGAAATCTCCGAATCCGAGCCTCAGATTGAAGAACTTGCCCGAAAACTTGTACCCGTTAAGCCTCCGAAAATGTTTGGTGATGATGCAACATTATCTGAAGTTCAAAACTGGATTGACTCGGAATATCTGCCCTATTATTCATCCTGTGTTACATTGAAATGTATTGAATTTACCATTGAAGCCGTCAGATGCTTTGAAAGATGGTTGCAAAAGAATTATTCCCTTCTTCTTGCAGGCGGGGAAGGAATGGCATATCGCAGAATCACATCCCTGAAGAAAAGAACAGAAGAAACACCTTTGATGATTGTAGCTGTTGACGGGCTTGATTTTCTTACAGCACAGAAAGAGCTTTTACCCGCTCTTGCTGAAAAGGGACTGTATCCGGTAGAGGAACTTATATCCTTTTTTTCCTTCATACCTACTGAAACGCCTATTGCAAAACCGGCACTGCTGCGGGGAAAAATGCCTTCTCAGATACAAGACGAGGTTCCAGGTTCAGAATATTACAGAGGACTGGTTCAAGAACTCTTCAATGCGGAACCCGATGATATTGAGGCAGCTACAGACAAGGAGATGAGTCCGGAAGAATTAATAAGTCAGTCTGCACGGATATATCTATATCTGGATAACCGCCTTGACAGAGATTATCTCCATGCACAGTTTGCTCCTTTTATCAGGCAGAGAAACTATGCAAACCATGCAAAAATGCTTGCAGAATCTCTTGCCGATGCCGTCCTTTCCGCAAAGGAATTGTATGGTTGCTCACCAGCCATACTTATTTGCAGTGACCACGGATATACTGAATTTCCTGATGCACAATATTCAGAAATTATCAAAACAGAAACAAAAGCAAAAAGCCGAAGTGCGGAAGCGCCTGAGCAAACTCTGCAATCTGAAAATATATGGAAGTTATCTGCTGATCTTTATGGATTAAACAAAGCAATGCTTGTTGCAAGAGAATATCATTGTTTCAATAAAAGGCCCAAAGGGGCAGGTCACGGCGGATGTACCCCTCAGGAAATTGCGGTTCCCTGGATTGTTGTGTCCGATACAAAACCATCAGATCTGATACCGGTATCATTATCTATTGAAGGGGCAATTCACAGAAGGCGTGCAGAAAACAATGTCTTTATCTCTGTGTCAAATCCGAATTCCTATGAAGTAAGTCTCATATTTCTTCAGATCGGAAAACTGGATATTGAAAATTTACTTCCCATAAAAGTGAAAGCGCAGGGTGTATATAAAATTCAGACAGTTTTTGATGCTTCCGAGGTGGGTGAAAATCTTCTGGTTCTGCACGGAGAGTATATTTTAAAACGAATTGAACAGACAATCAATGAAAAATTCAGGTTGGAGATTGAAACTACCGGAGCTATGAAAAACGAATTTGATGATGAATTTGATGAGTTCTAAATTGAGGAAATATGAAAGCTGAACTGGATAGTAAAATTGAGCAGACTTTTCCGGATGTATGTGTACACAAAGGGCTTGCTTCAAAAGCCGGACTTTCCGGGCGTGCTGTACCTGCATTTGTTTCAGACTGGCTTGTCAGTCGTTACAGAACAAAGGACGGTGTTGATGCAGAAGGCATCAACAGCTTTATCGCAAGGCATCTGCCTGACAAAAAGCATAAAGATTCTCTTTTATATGAACTCAGAAACGGGAATCAGCTAAAAATACTGGATTCATACAGCGTTACAGTTCATTCGACAACAGGAAAACTGATTCTGCGCATACCTGCATTGGATGTAAACGGCAGAGTTTCCGATTCAATCGTTGATGAAAATCCGCTTCTTCTGACCGGAAGTGTCTGGGGAAGCGGTACCCTTGCCTGGAGAAGCAACCCTGATAAAAAAGGGGAATATGAAATTGTCATGACCAAATACCGCCCCATGCAGTCCTCAACAATTGATATAGATTATTTTCTGCGGCAAAGGACCAGATACTCTCTTGATGAATGGATTAACCTGCTCATCCGCACAATGGGATACGCTGAAGAAAAATATGATGAGCGCAAAAAATCTTTACTGCTGACAAGACTGATTCCCATTGTTCAGCCAAGAGTGAATCTGATCGAACTTGCTCCCAAAGGAACAGGGAAGTCTTATGTTTTCAGTCAACTGTCAAGACATTCCTGGCTTGTCAGCGGCGGCATTGTCACCCGTGCCCAGCTTTTTTACGATATGACACGACAGCGACCGGGTATTATTTCAAAATATGACTTAATCATTCTGGATGAAATTCAGACCATCAAACTGGCAAATGAAGGGGAAATAGTCGGTGCATTAAAAGGCTATCTGGAATCAGGTGAATATCGGGTGATGGGATATCACGGTACAGCCGAGGCCGGATTTGTGATTCTGGGTAACATACCGATTGAGGATGGAATGCCTCGTGATGAAAATTATTTCAGTGAACTTCCGAAATGGCTCAAAGGCATAGGTGCTACTGCACTGCTGGACAGGTTCGGGGGACTGCTTCCAGGATGGGAACTGCCAAGAATAGATTCTTCCTGCTTATGCAACACCTATGCCCTCAGAGCGGATTATTTCGGGGAAGTGCTGCATACATTACGTGGAAGACAGGAATATCCGGCATATGTAAAAGACCGGACGGAAACACATGGTGATCTAAGAGATCAGAAAGCAATCCAAAAACTGGCCTGCGGTTATCTGAAACTGCTGTACCCCGATCTGAGTATGGTAAGTCCGGAACAATTTGAAAAATACTGTCTCAAACCTGCAATAGAACTGCGCTCCAATATCCGCCGTCAGATGTCCATCATGGACCCGGAATATTCTCCCAAAACAGCAGAAATCAGAGTCGTTTAACATAAAAAAGTTTCTTTTATTTTATATGTATATTTTAAATGGCTGGAATATTGACTTTTTATTATATAACCAGTAATTATTTGGAAGGTTCGCAAAATTAATTGTCGGCATTTTGAAGAAGGAATTAAAGAACTTGACAGGATATGTATGACAGAAATTTGAATTTTGGGCAAAAATTCAATCTCAAACAAAAAAGACTTACAGTAAAATTACTGTAAGCCTTTGATTTCATTGAGTGGGCCGTGATGGAATCGAACCATCAACCTACTGATTAAGAGTCAGGTGCTCTGCCTGATTGAGCTAACGGCCCAAAGTCTTTATCTTTAAAAGATAAAAAGAACTTTTAACAGCTTTGTTGTTTTTTGTCAATTAAAAATCTTCCCAAGACTGTATTTTCTGCTTTCTTAATCTTCTTTTTTCTTTATCCCGGAGCATATCTTTTTTTCTTTTTTTATGGCGTTCAAATCTTTTATCTTCAGGGGCAATAATTTCAGGGAAATAGCTGCCAGGGGTCTTGGGTTTTAAGACTGGGGGGTCTTTTTTTGTATCATCAGGTTTATCCTTTGGCAGGGGCGGTGCTGTGAATCCGCCGACAGGAATTGATTGGGCCAGGTATATTGATTCTCCAAATTTTTTAAACTCAACCCCCATCTGCTTAGACCATTCAACCTGTACAGTTAAAAGCAGGGGAGACTGATCTATTCGTTTTCCTAGTTTTGCTGCCATATATTTATCTGATGTAAGAATAACATAGGGACTACCGCCTAAAGGATTGATTCCTTTGTCAAGAACAACAGGGTGTGCCTTTTGTCTGACACAGGTGTAAAGCAGTTTGGGAAGATTTTCCTCCGGCAGAATTTCAGGAAGATTTTCACGGTTTTTTGCCCGTATTAGATTGTCTTTTATTTCAATCAATGGATCAGGATTTGAAATAATTA from the Desulfonema limicola genome contains:
- a CDS encoding RNA 2'-phosphotransferase; translation: MNQQQSLKQLSKFLSYVLGSRPDEFGLVPDKQGFVKIKELLKALNEEKGTKNIRMAGINEVIISNPDPLIEIKDNLIRAKNRENLPEILPEENLPKLLYTCVRQKAHPVVLDKGINPLGGSPYVILTSDKYMAAKLGKRIDQSPLLLTVQVEWSKQMGVEFKKFGESIYLAQSIPVGGFTAPPLPKDKPDDTKKDPPVLKPKTPGSYFPEIIAPEDKRFERHKKRKKDMLRDKEKRRLRKQKIQSWEDF
- the brxL gene encoding BREX system Lon protease-like protein BrxL is translated as MKAELDSKIEQTFPDVCVHKGLASKAGLSGRAVPAFVSDWLVSRYRTKDGVDAEGINSFIARHLPDKKHKDSLLYELRNGNQLKILDSYSVTVHSTTGKLILRIPALDVNGRVSDSIVDENPLLLTGSVWGSGTLAWRSNPDKKGEYEIVMTKYRPMQSSTIDIDYFLRQRTRYSLDEWINLLIRTMGYAEEKYDERKKSLLLTRLIPIVQPRVNLIELAPKGTGKSYVFSQLSRHSWLVSGGIVTRAQLFYDMTRQRPGIISKYDLIILDEIQTIKLANEGEIVGALKGYLESGEYRVMGYHGTAEAGFVILGNIPIEDGMPRDENYFSELPKWLKGIGATALLDRFGGLLPGWELPRIDSSCLCNTYALRADYFGEVLHTLRGRQEYPAYVKDRTETHGDLRDQKAIQKLACGYLKLLYPDLSMVSPEQFEKYCLKPAIELRSNIRRQMSIMDPEYSPKTAEIRVV